Proteins from a genomic interval of Arthrobacter sp. CAN_C5:
- a CDS encoding aspartate/glutamate racemase family protein, which produces MTRIGLIRVLTSSNPRLLNLHGHAVREAFGVDVLSRAVQEQPEGVHDRQTHDAAAPKVLAIAAELAHQVDGIMISCSSDPGLDEVRGLVDLPVVGAGSAGAAAALALGSRVGVLALGSAPPRAVSQVLGSHQYSVRSPDGVRHTQDLLTPSGVYETYRAAERLVDDGADVILQACTGLTSMGVALELRRRYGLPVVDAVLAAGSALTLQLAALGAQRSSEQLTAATR; this is translated from the coding sequence ATGACACGTATCGGCCTCATTAGGGTTCTCACCTCCTCCAATCCACGACTGCTGAATCTCCATGGGCACGCGGTTCGGGAGGCTTTCGGCGTCGATGTGTTGTCCCGCGCCGTGCAGGAACAGCCGGAAGGCGTCCACGATCGCCAGACTCACGACGCTGCCGCGCCGAAGGTTCTGGCCATCGCGGCGGAACTGGCGCACCAGGTGGACGGCATCATGATCAGCTGCTCCTCCGATCCAGGACTGGACGAGGTCCGCGGTCTTGTGGACCTGCCGGTAGTCGGGGCCGGTTCGGCTGGAGCGGCCGCCGCGCTGGCGCTGGGATCCCGGGTGGGAGTGCTGGCCCTGGGCTCAGCCCCACCACGCGCGGTGTCGCAAGTTCTGGGCAGCCACCAGTATTCGGTCCGCTCGCCCGACGGCGTCCGACACACCCAGGATCTGCTCACGCCGTCCGGGGTGTACGAAACCTACCGTGCGGCGGAACGGCTGGTCGACGACGGCGCGGATGTGATCCTGCAGGCCTGCACCGGTCTCACCAGCATGGGCGTGGCCCTCGAGCTACGCCGCCGCTACGGGCTACCCGTCGTTGATGCAGTGCTCGCCGCCGGGTCCGCCCTCACCCTTCAGCTGGCGGCGCTCGGTGCCCAGAGATCGTCGGAGCAGCTCACCGCCGCCACCAGGTAG
- a CDS encoding NADPH-dependent F420 reductase, whose product MSEQLKTIGFIGSGHIGSQLARLAAGHGYHVVVSNSRGPETLQDLVAELESSAGNGTARAGTPAEAAAAGDVVVVTIPLKNIASVPAEPLTGKIVIDTNNYYPERDGQIPVLDNEASTTAELLQDLLPTSHVVKAFNNIYSADLTSKGTPEGTPGRRALPIAGDSAAAKETVASLLSQFGFDTVDAGALAEGWRFQRDTPAYGPTFDVDQLREALSQAKRYADTP is encoded by the coding sequence ATGAGTGAACAGCTAAAGACAATAGGTTTCATTGGCAGCGGCCACATCGGCTCACAGTTGGCACGGCTGGCGGCGGGGCACGGTTACCACGTGGTGGTGAGCAACTCGCGTGGACCGGAGACCCTGCAGGATCTGGTCGCTGAACTTGAGTCATCGGCTGGCAACGGCACGGCCCGAGCGGGAACGCCGGCCGAAGCAGCCGCGGCGGGCGACGTCGTCGTCGTGACCATCCCGCTGAAGAACATCGCGTCGGTGCCCGCCGAGCCGCTGACGGGGAAAATTGTCATCGACACGAACAATTACTATCCAGAGCGTGACGGGCAGATTCCGGTTCTCGACAACGAGGCCAGCACCACCGCCGAATTGCTGCAGGACCTCCTGCCCACCTCGCACGTGGTGAAGGCGTTCAACAACATCTACTCGGCGGACCTGACCTCGAAGGGCACCCCCGAGGGGACACCGGGGCGGCGGGCGCTACCCATCGCCGGGGATTCCGCTGCGGCCAAGGAGACGGTTGCCTCCCTCCTGTCGCAGTTCGGGTTTGACACCGTCGACGCCGGCGCACTGGCCGAGGGATGGCGTTTCCAGCGGGATACGCCCGCCTACGGTCCCACGTTCGACGTCGACCAGCTGCGGGAAGCGTTGTCGCAAGCGAAGCGCTACGCAGACACGCCCTAG
- the manD gene encoding D-mannonate dehydratase ManD, producing the protein MKIKSAEVIVSSPDRNFVTLQITTEDGLTGLGDATLNGRELAAAAYLEHHVVPLLIGRDAHRIEDTWQFLYRGAYWRRGPVTMAAIAAVDVALWDIKAKAAGMPLYQLLGGASRNGIRAYGHASGRDIPEILDSVREHLDLGYKAIRIQTAVPGIDAVYGVAAQPSAGGTRYDYEPAQRAALPAEEDWDTRAYLRHIPTVFEAVRSEFGPELPLLHDGHHRMTPIEAARLGKSLEPYDLFWLEDCTPAENQDALRLVRQHTTTPLAIGEVFNTVFDYQTLIREQLIDYVRSAVTHTGGISAMKKILDYASQYQIKSGIHGPTDISPVGMAAALHLDLVIHNFGIQEYMRHGDLTNEVFQQSFSFEDGYLHPGEKPGLGVELNLEAAAAHPYNPAYLPFNRLKDGTIHDW; encoded by the coding sequence GTGAAAATCAAGAGCGCAGAAGTGATCGTGTCCAGTCCGGACCGGAACTTCGTCACTCTCCAGATCACCACCGAGGATGGCCTGACCGGGCTTGGTGATGCCACCCTGAACGGGCGGGAGCTTGCCGCTGCTGCATACCTGGAGCACCACGTAGTACCCCTGCTGATCGGGCGGGACGCGCACCGGATCGAGGATACCTGGCAGTTTCTCTACCGGGGAGCGTACTGGCGCCGCGGACCAGTGACCATGGCGGCGATCGCAGCGGTCGATGTTGCGCTCTGGGATATCAAGGCGAAGGCAGCCGGGATGCCGCTCTACCAATTGCTGGGGGGCGCGTCCCGGAACGGCATCCGCGCCTACGGGCATGCGAGCGGGCGGGACATCCCCGAGATTCTCGACTCGGTCCGGGAGCACCTTGACCTGGGCTACAAGGCCATCCGGATCCAGACGGCGGTTCCCGGTATCGACGCTGTCTACGGGGTGGCGGCGCAGCCGAGTGCTGGCGGCACCCGATACGACTACGAGCCGGCGCAGCGCGCAGCGCTCCCCGCCGAGGAGGACTGGGACACCCGCGCCTACCTCCGACACATTCCGACAGTGTTTGAGGCGGTCCGCAGCGAGTTTGGACCGGAATTGCCGCTGCTGCACGACGGTCACCATCGGATGACGCCAATCGAGGCTGCGCGGCTGGGGAAATCCCTGGAACCGTACGACCTGTTCTGGCTCGAGGATTGCACGCCAGCGGAAAACCAGGATGCGCTACGGTTGGTCCGCCAGCACACCACCACGCCACTTGCGATTGGCGAGGTCTTCAACACGGTGTTCGACTACCAGACCCTGATCCGGGAACAGCTGATCGACTATGTCCGCTCCGCCGTTACCCACACTGGGGGAATCAGCGCAATGAAGAAAATCCTCGACTATGCATCCCAGTACCAGATCAAATCAGGTATCCACGGGCCCACCGACATCTCACCGGTAGGGATGGCCGCCGCCCTGCACCTGGACCTGGTTATCCACAACTTCGGCATCCAGGAGTACATGCGCCACGGGGATCTCACCAATGAGGTGTTCCAGCAGTCCTTCAGCTTCGAGGACGGCTACCTGCACCCAGGGGAGAAGCCAGGACTTGGCGTCGAGCTGAACCTGGAGGCGGCCGCAGCGCACCCCTACAATCCCGCGTACCTACCGTTCAACCGGTTGAAGGACGGAACCATTCACGACTGGTAG
- a CDS encoding sugar kinase, whose product MSDGTPTGSKVEVVTFGETMASLRAAGLLRAGGAMTMSLGGAESNVAIGLARLGHLASWVGRLGDDEVGAFALRTLRAEAVITDLVVTDPSRPTGLMLLEKRIADVSRAAYYRAGSAGSALCIDDLKTALDCQPRILHLTGITPALSSSAAAATLWAAGEANRRGILVSFDVNYRAKLWTVSAAAAVLGPLADLADLVIASEDELALVASSDSEAGAVASLHRRGVTDVIIKRGAAGASAFTVREAAVHQSALPVPVVDTVGAGDAFTAGYLSALLDGEPTAGRLLRGVALGAFAVAGSGDWENLPYRSELPLAGQSAGSTIR is encoded by the coding sequence ATGAGTGACGGGACCCCAACCGGTTCGAAGGTTGAGGTGGTGACCTTCGGTGAGACCATGGCCTCGCTCCGCGCGGCAGGATTGCTGAGGGCCGGGGGAGCGATGACCATGTCCCTCGGCGGGGCGGAGAGCAACGTGGCAATCGGACTCGCCCGACTCGGCCATCTGGCGAGCTGGGTCGGCCGGCTTGGCGACGACGAAGTAGGTGCCTTCGCGTTGCGGACCCTCCGCGCCGAGGCGGTGATAACCGACCTCGTCGTCACGGATCCCAGCCGACCCACCGGACTGATGCTGCTGGAGAAGCGAATTGCCGATGTGTCCCGGGCCGCCTACTACCGGGCAGGCTCTGCGGGCTCGGCCCTCTGTATCGACGACCTGAAGACGGCACTGGACTGCCAGCCACGGATTCTCCACCTCACGGGGATCACCCCCGCCTTGTCCAGCAGTGCCGCAGCGGCGACGCTGTGGGCAGCTGGCGAGGCGAACCGCCGGGGCATCCTGGTCAGCTTCGACGTGAACTATCGCGCCAAGCTGTGGACCGTATCTGCAGCTGCTGCCGTCCTGGGTCCGCTGGCAGATCTGGCCGATCTCGTCATCGCCTCCGAGGACGAACTCGCCCTCGTGGCGTCCAGCGACTCGGAAGCCGGCGCAGTGGCCAGTCTGCACCGGCGCGGCGTCACCGACGTCATCATCAAACGCGGCGCAGCGGGCGCCTCGGCCTTCACCGTGCGGGAGGCAGCGGTCCATCAAAGCGCCCTGCCGGTGCCGGTCGTCGACACGGTGGGTGCCGGTGACGCGTTCACCGCCGGATACCTGTCTGCCCTGCTCGACGGGGAGCCCACCGCTGGCCGACTGCTGCGAGGGGTTGCACTCGGGGCCTTCGCCGTCGCCGGCTCCGGGGACTGGGAGAACCTGCCCTACCGCAGCGAGCTTCCCCTTGCCGGGCAATCCGCGGGAAGCACCATCCGCTAA
- a CDS encoding bifunctional 4-hydroxy-2-oxoglutarate aldolase/2-dehydro-3-deoxy-phosphogluconate aldolase: protein MSDFLAGLTEDRLLAIIRGTDRDASIRAAVALVDEGVSFLEVSLNTPDAVAVIAAIRQEVGERATVGAGTVLTADDVERVAAAGGQFIVTPAVSASVAAAVRLHLPVIAGALTPTEVYSAMDQGATGIKLFPASLGGPRYLSALRDPFPSIPVVPVGGVDEAAAADYLARGAVAVGVGSPLIGDSASGGDLAALRQRARRYLDLAAAVAE from the coding sequence GTGTCTGACTTCCTCGCCGGACTCACCGAAGACCGCCTGCTGGCCATCATTCGCGGTACCGACCGCGACGCCTCCATCCGTGCCGCCGTGGCCTTGGTTGACGAGGGGGTCAGCTTTCTCGAGGTGTCCCTTAACACCCCGGACGCCGTCGCTGTCATCGCCGCTATCCGCCAGGAGGTGGGGGAGCGGGCGACTGTCGGAGCCGGCACCGTGCTGACCGCTGACGACGTCGAGCGGGTTGCTGCTGCTGGGGGCCAGTTCATTGTCACGCCAGCGGTGTCAGCATCGGTGGCGGCCGCCGTGCGGCTTCACCTCCCCGTCATTGCCGGAGCGCTGACCCCCACTGAGGTGTACTCGGCGATGGATCAGGGCGCTACCGGCATCAAACTCTTTCCCGCTTCGCTCGGCGGACCCCGGTATCTCTCCGCGCTGCGCGACCCCTTCCCGAGCATCCCGGTTGTGCCAGTTGGTGGGGTGGACGAGGCAGCCGCAGCCGACTATCTGGCGCGCGGCGCAGTCGCTGTCGGAGTGGGTTCACCTCTTATCGGGGACTCGGCGTCCGGCGGGGACCTCGCCGCGTTACGGCAGCGTGCGCGGCGGTACCTGGATCTCGCGGCAGCCGTCGCCGAATGA